A DNA window from Paraburkholderia sp. IMGN_8 contains the following coding sequences:
- a CDS encoding hemagglutinin repeat-containing protein yields the protein MNKATYRLVFSRLGGMLVAVEETPAGTGKSNRGETIGAGRGVSGAQRLSSFAFRHIAFAALILIGTAPLHADAQIVPSGAHAPGVIQTQNGLPQVNIERPSGAGVSMNTYSQFDVQKNGAILNNSPTLVQTQQAGYVNGNPNLGPGQSARVIVNQVNSNSPSQLRGYLEVAGKRAEVVVANPNGILVDGGGFINTTRGILTTGTPLIGADGNLNGFKVTRGNIAVQGAGLNTANVDQVDLIARAVQANAAIYAKNLSVVTGANSVDHDTLAATPIAGDGPAPGVSIDVSSLGGMYANRIVLLGTENGVGVSTKGVLAAQAGDLILTTQGKLILAGQTNASGNIALSARDGIDNSGTTYSQQNVSANTSGALTNSGVLAAQQNATIGAASVASTGILGAGVNGNGSLAQSGDLSVTTGGTLAATGRSAAGRNATLSGAAVNLGGSSTSANGSLKLTANSGDLNLSGATVTAGGMLDARAAGTLTNDGGVLSSGGGQTITAGGLSNHDGQIVSGGALTENVAGSVANQGGTMQAAGALSVTAGSLDNTGGHIASLNADGLTLTTGGSLNNGVGETGAGIIGGNGNVTVQAGQIANAGSITAVQNLIATAVQTLFNGGTLAANGNINASAGTTLTNASTIAAGRTAALTGATFDNSQGTTNADQLTLHATNLANHGGSITQTGMGATTIDVTGMLDNSGGTLQTNGDSLALGPAALVNDNGTIASSGAGTLSVNVGTLSNNGGTIATNGGLDVRSGAALNRGGTLAAQTGATLNVSSLDNSAGGYVGAQTVSITDTGALNNAGGTIQADDALSVSAQSVANDGGSIANSGTGTTTVSASGVVTNTQNGLIGGNGNVSVSGGNIGNAGGTITAGGATTVQSGSTLDNRAGMIQGSGNVSAAAQGAIDNTGGQIEADGTGATLAVTGASLDNTNGRIANTGSGATTVSAAGITNSNTGGVAGAGTIGGNGDVTVNAGTLSNTNSAQLVSGHDLTLNIAQLADNTNATLSGANNVTLNGPNAGVTNAGGSVHGNGTIAVNTASFDNTSGRVGNDTGSGGSVSVNTGTLANQNGAIGSDQDLSVVTGTLTGDGRIVAGNDGAITIGSDYALNRTNQIQANHDLTFTTAGTFANQGTLGAVNALTVNAANVDNQVGADINSSNTTVNAANTITNEGRIEGDSVTMHSASLTNTAMIVGNTVTLNAGSIANTGAAAAMAAASQLNLYSPGDITNTGGANIFSLGDINIAADAARDANGVLANRANSVANDQSTIEAQGNLEIAAQTLTNTRPAPTVETVTTGVDTVHQTKRDKYVGCATTNANGKAGCSQSAWDSGYKSPATATYSGADIVSSQSGPNATERVLVVNVNGQPQTIWYNAITANSDGTVTVNYWDDYNPNVNYDPATEYATRSDGHKGYQRVEIARDTTTTTQQDQVTGPQAQQAQLLAGGNMTLANVGTLNNSFSAIAAGGSIQIGSSEQDGAIGNGSGNYGGTLVNNTGQTLYQYQKQDIVSTYAWNEDITRDVGTVVEPSIVLSPVAIGGTGGTIIANNAVQISGTDISNTNVAAANSATGATGGTLGANGTGGGLTGGGAQTVNLATGQTQTINAPQSVAGPTGALNITLPSSGLYTFNTAPGASYLVVTDPRLTSYTNFISSDYMLGQLGLDPSKTIKRLGDGVYEEQMVRNQITQLTGRVYLQGYTSNEDEYRALMNSGVHAAQEFNLVPGMALTAAQMDALTSDIVWLVSQTVALPDGSTQQVLAPVVYLAHAHANDLQPTGALIAADDVEIHATGSASNLGVIKGGTQTVISATNILNRGGSIGSSIDNGATVVSATNDVVNASGQITGNRVAVLAGHDIVNTTLVDAVGVSSVAGNSKVSQTLLGTQGTIASTGDMIVSAGNDLSVHGANITAGGDGQITAGHDITVDAVQSTTSQSVTLNDQHHWEAASTTNETSAISAGGSLAMQSGNDMTLKGATVSAGGDMAVVAGSNLTATTVTNTATYNNVATDDRTRKEVDHAYDEQAVGTSFTAGGNATLAAVNTTDASKGNVTLTGSSLTAGVTDGADNGTGAATIAATGNVTINEGREEHDSASAVESKRGSFIGGSTTDTSQNTQANIGVASLVSGDSVTVQAGEDLTIRGSNVVGTNDVKLGAVGNVNITTSQNTATQDSYYHQTQSGLMTGGLNVTIGHSSLTDTDHATSVTNNASVIGSSTGNVSITAGHDLGVTGSNVIAGGNVALTGQNVTVGSAYDTYNESQAQQFSQSGLSIGLGGGLVGLGQGMASTVRQGVQTDDSRLAAVQGVAAAEQAYQNRGAIEGAADAVTNGNASDATQGLQVRVSIGSSHTSSNASTSITRAKGSSVIGNGNVTMTATGTPEANGNAQAGTGDITMTGATVMGKNVTLDANNAITLQSAQSTEQDSSSNSSGGWNAGVALGVGKNTGFSIFANASNAHGQGNGSSVTQDDTTVAASDTLTMKSGGDTTLAGAQVSGNTAKVDVGGNLTMTSVQDTSDYANNQHSSGISGSFTFGYGGGVDLSIGHTSIDSNYASVNQQTGIVAGTGGFDVNVAGHTQLNGAEIASAAPAGSNSVTTGSFGYSDIQNSMSYSGSSEGFSLSNGPSFANTGDSARGVTQAAVSPGTITVKSGQQNGTDSTVGLSRDTANANQTVQNTFNLQQVQNNLAFAQAFGKVATTAAGQIADQLENSNPAFAEGGVARDAMHAAVAAIGAALSGGNIAGAVGGSLAGDVLQSLANPIIEQAVAQVPPENRTALRNALNEIVATAGGVAGGALTGGGSSGALAGAGAAIDNERFNRQLHPEEKTLAKQIADKSGGKYTQAQVEDQFRIMGVSVNGTSESGAPTTLIGQTPTDSGAQWISAGTTADGKPILTQVTAQGDPQLQSYILANYNSASSGQVPSQFTYALTGNSGSINLTGPFTKFDQSDADYMRNTTADTASMISTNAGRFSALTAAGAQIPSPYSAGLAGAAYAAAVAGFGADVVAQLVKPDVGQYAVSGVTGLISGELSDRVPGLGPAINETANTFNNSKAGQKTQDSLNNYWNNFVNYWSGKQ from the coding sequence ATGAATAAGGCGACCTATCGGCTGGTTTTCAGCCGACTCGGAGGCATGCTGGTCGCGGTCGAGGAGACCCCTGCGGGAACCGGCAAGAGCAATCGGGGAGAAACCATAGGAGCAGGGCGAGGCGTATCTGGTGCGCAGCGCCTATCGTCGTTCGCGTTCAGGCATATTGCCTTTGCGGCGCTGATACTGATCGGCACGGCACCTCTGCACGCCGACGCGCAGATTGTGCCATCGGGTGCGCACGCGCCCGGCGTCATCCAGACGCAGAACGGTTTGCCGCAGGTGAACATTGAGCGTCCGTCGGGCGCTGGCGTGTCCATGAACACGTACTCGCAATTCGACGTTCAGAAGAATGGTGCGATCCTGAACAATTCGCCGACGCTAGTGCAGACACAGCAGGCGGGGTATGTGAACGGCAATCCGAACCTTGGTCCAGGACAGTCGGCACGGGTCATCGTCAACCAGGTCAACAGCAATTCGCCGTCGCAGTTGCGCGGCTATCTTGAGGTCGCAGGTAAGCGGGCTGAAGTGGTGGTCGCCAATCCGAACGGCATCCTGGTGGACGGCGGCGGGTTCATCAATACGACGAGAGGCATCCTCACGACCGGCACGCCGTTGATCGGCGCGGACGGCAATCTGAACGGCTTTAAAGTTACGCGCGGCAATATCGCCGTACAGGGTGCGGGCCTGAATACGGCGAACGTCGATCAGGTCGATCTGATCGCGCGAGCGGTGCAGGCCAATGCGGCGATCTACGCGAAAAATCTGAGTGTAGTGACGGGCGCGAACAGCGTAGATCACGACACGCTTGCCGCGACGCCGATCGCAGGCGATGGTCCTGCGCCTGGCGTGTCGATCGACGTGAGCAGTCTCGGCGGCATGTACGCGAACCGTATCGTGCTGCTGGGCACCGAAAACGGTGTTGGCGTGTCCACTAAAGGCGTGCTTGCGGCGCAGGCGGGCGACCTGATACTGACCACGCAGGGGAAGCTGATTCTCGCGGGACAGACTAACGCGAGCGGCAATATCGCGCTGTCCGCGCGTGACGGGATCGACAACAGCGGGACGACATACTCCCAGCAGAACGTCAGCGCGAATACGTCGGGCGCGCTCACAAACAGCGGCGTGCTCGCCGCGCAGCAGAACGCGACCATCGGCGCGGCCAGCGTCGCTTCAACGGGCATACTCGGCGCGGGCGTGAACGGCAATGGCAGCCTTGCGCAATCCGGCGACCTGTCGGTGACGACGGGCGGCACACTCGCGGCGACCGGCCGCAGTGCGGCGGGCCGCAATGCGACCCTGAGCGGTGCAGCGGTCAATCTCGGAGGAAGCAGTACATCGGCTAATGGTTCACTCAAGCTCACGGCGAACAGCGGCGACCTGAACCTGTCTGGCGCGACGGTGACAGCGGGCGGCATGCTTGACGCACGCGCGGCCGGGACGCTGACGAACGACGGTGGTGTGCTGTCGTCGGGCGGTGGACAGACCATCACGGCTGGCGGGCTGTCGAACCACGACGGCCAGATCGTTTCGGGCGGCGCGCTGACGGAAAATGTTGCTGGCTCCGTCGCGAACCAGGGTGGGACGATGCAGGCGGCGGGCGCGCTGTCCGTTACAGCCGGTTCGCTCGACAACACGGGCGGTCATATTGCGTCGCTGAACGCGGACGGCCTGACGCTGACCACAGGCGGCTCGCTGAACAACGGAGTGGGTGAAACCGGGGCCGGCATCATTGGCGGCAACGGAAATGTGACCGTACAGGCCGGACAGATCGCGAACGCAGGGTCGATTACGGCCGTCCAGAACCTGATTGCGACGGCCGTGCAGACGCTATTCAACGGCGGCACGCTGGCCGCGAATGGCAACATCAACGCTTCGGCTGGCACGACACTGACGAACGCCAGCACGATAGCCGCCGGTCGAACGGCAGCCCTTACCGGTGCCACGTTCGACAACAGCCAGGGCACGACGAACGCCGACCAGCTCACGTTGCACGCGACGAACCTGGCCAATCACGGCGGCAGTATCACGCAGACGGGCATGGGCGCGACGACCATCGACGTGACCGGCATGCTCGACAACTCGGGCGGCACGCTTCAGACCAACGGCGACAGCCTCGCACTCGGCCCCGCCGCGCTCGTCAACGACAACGGCACGATTGCCAGCTCCGGTGCCGGAACGCTGTCGGTCAATGTAGGCACGCTCTCGAACAACGGCGGGACGATTGCGACGAACGGCGGCCTTGATGTCCGCTCGGGCGCGGCATTGAATCGCGGCGGCACGCTCGCGGCGCAGACGGGCGCGACGCTCAATGTCTCCTCGCTCGACAACAGCGCGGGCGGCTACGTCGGCGCGCAGACGGTGTCAATCACTGACACGGGCGCACTCAACAACGCGGGCGGAACGATCCAGGCGGACGACGCGCTTTCAGTATCCGCGCAGTCGGTTGCCAATGACGGCGGCTCGATCGCGAACAGTGGTACGGGCACGACGACGGTGAGCGCCAGCGGCGTGGTCACGAACACGCAGAATGGTCTGATCGGCGGTAACGGAAACGTATCGGTGTCGGGCGGCAACATTGGCAATGCAGGCGGCACCATCACGGCGGGCGGCGCGACAACCGTGCAGTCTGGCAGCACGCTCGACAACCGGGCGGGCATGATCCAGGGCAGCGGCAATGTGTCGGCGGCGGCGCAAGGCGCGATCGACAACACGGGCGGCCAGATCGAAGCGGACGGCACGGGCGCGACGCTTGCCGTCACGGGTGCATCGCTCGACAACACGAACGGGCGCATCGCGAACACAGGATCGGGCGCGACGACAGTCAGCGCCGCTGGAATCACAAACAGCAATACAGGCGGCGTCGCTGGCGCGGGCACCATCGGCGGCAACGGTGACGTGACAGTGAACGCGGGTACGCTGTCGAACACGAACAGCGCGCAGCTCGTGTCGGGCCATGACCTCACGCTGAACATCGCGCAACTGGCGGACAACACGAACGCGACGCTCTCGGGTGCGAACAATGTCACGCTCAACGGCCCCAACGCGGGTGTCACCAACGCGGGCGGCTCGGTCCACGGTAACGGCACGATTGCGGTGAACACGGCCTCGTTCGACAACACGTCGGGCCGCGTCGGCAACGATACGGGTAGCGGCGGCTCGGTGTCCGTCAATACCGGCACACTTGCGAACCAGAACGGCGCGATCGGTAGCGACCAGGACCTGAGCGTGGTGACGGGTACGCTCACGGGCGACGGACGGATCGTCGCCGGGAACGACGGCGCGATCACGATTGGCAGCGACTACGCACTTAACCGCACCAACCAGATTCAGGCGAACCACGACCTGACTTTCACGACCGCGGGCACGTTCGCGAATCAGGGCACGCTCGGCGCGGTGAACGCGCTGACTGTGAACGCTGCGAACGTGGATAACCAGGTCGGTGCGGACATCAATTCGTCGAATACGACGGTCAATGCCGCGAACACGATCACGAACGAAGGCCGTATCGAAGGCGATTCAGTGACGATGCATAGTGCGTCGCTGACCAACACTGCAATGATCGTTGGTAACACGGTCACGCTTAACGCCGGCTCGATCGCAAACACGGGCGCGGCGGCGGCCATGGCAGCGGCTTCGCAGCTGAACCTGTATTCGCCCGGCGATATAACGAATACGGGCGGCGCAAATATCTTCAGTCTCGGCGACATCAACATCGCGGCCGATGCAGCGCGCGACGCCAACGGCGTGCTCGCGAACCGCGCGAATTCCGTCGCGAACGATCAGTCGACGATCGAGGCACAAGGAAATCTGGAAATCGCGGCGCAGACGCTGACGAACACGCGCCCCGCTCCCACAGTCGAGACCGTGACGACCGGTGTCGATACGGTTCATCAGACCAAGCGCGACAAATACGTCGGCTGCGCGACGACTAATGCCAACGGGAAAGCCGGGTGCTCGCAGTCGGCGTGGGACAGCGGCTACAAATCGCCGGCAACGGCGACCTACAGCGGCGCCGATATCGTATCGAGCCAGAGCGGGCCGAACGCAACCGAACGCGTGCTGGTGGTGAACGTCAACGGTCAGCCGCAGACGATCTGGTACAACGCGATCACGGCCAATTCCGACGGTACGGTTACGGTCAACTACTGGGACGACTACAACCCGAACGTCAACTACGACCCCGCTACCGAGTACGCGACGCGCAGCGACGGACACAAAGGCTACCAGCGCGTCGAGATCGCACGGGACACGACGACCACCACGCAGCAGGATCAGGTAACAGGGCCGCAGGCACAGCAGGCGCAACTGCTTGCGGGCGGAAATATGACGCTGGCGAACGTCGGCACGCTCAACAACAGCTTTAGCGCGATTGCGGCCGGTGGCTCAATCCAGATCGGTAGCAGCGAGCAGGACGGCGCGATTGGCAACGGCAGTGGCAACTACGGCGGTACGCTCGTCAACAACACTGGCCAGACGCTTTACCAGTATCAGAAGCAGGACATCGTCTCGACTTACGCGTGGAACGAAGACATCACGCGCGACGTGGGGACGGTGGTCGAACCGTCGATTGTGCTCTCGCCCGTTGCCATCGGCGGTACCGGCGGCACGATCATCGCGAACAACGCGGTGCAGATCAGCGGTACGGACATCAGCAATACGAACGTGGCGGCGGCAAACTCGGCGACAGGCGCGACCGGCGGCACGCTCGGCGCGAACGGGACCGGGGGTGGCCTCACGGGCGGCGGCGCGCAGACCGTCAACCTCGCAACCGGTCAGACGCAGACGATCAACGCGCCGCAGTCCGTCGCGGGGCCGACCGGCGCGCTCAATATCACGTTGCCGTCGAGCGGCCTGTACACCTTTAACACTGCACCCGGCGCTTCGTATCTGGTCGTCACCGATCCCCGATTGACCAGCTATACGAATTTCATTTCAAGCGACTACATGCTTGGACAACTCGGGCTCGACCCGTCGAAGACCATCAAGCGGCTGGGCGACGGCGTGTACGAAGAACAGATGGTGCGCAACCAGATCACGCAGCTGACGGGCCGCGTCTATCTCCAGGGGTACACCAGCAACGAGGACGAGTACCGCGCGCTGATGAACAGCGGCGTGCATGCCGCGCAGGAGTTCAATCTTGTTCCGGGTATGGCATTGACTGCCGCGCAGATGGATGCGCTTACCAGCGATATCGTGTGGCTGGTCAGTCAGACCGTCGCGCTGCCGGACGGCAGCACGCAGCAGGTGCTGGCGCCAGTTGTCTATCTCGCGCATGCGCATGCGAATGACCTGCAACCGACCGGCGCACTGATCGCCGCCGACGATGTCGAGATTCACGCTACCGGTAGCGCGAGCAACTTGGGGGTCATCAAGGGTGGCACACAAACGGTTATCAGCGCGACCAACATCCTGAACCGGGGTGGTTCGATCGGCAGCAGCATAGACAATGGCGCGACCGTTGTATCGGCGACAAATGACGTGGTCAACGCGTCAGGCCAGATCACCGGCAATCGGGTTGCCGTGCTCGCCGGTCATGACATCGTGAACACGACGCTGGTTGACGCGGTCGGCGTCAGTTCGGTCGCGGGCAACAGCAAGGTCAGTCAGACGCTGCTCGGCACGCAAGGCACGATTGCATCGACGGGCGACATGATCGTGTCGGCGGGCAACGACCTGAGCGTGCATGGCGCGAACATCACGGCGGGCGGCGATGGACAGATCACGGCGGGCCACGACATCACGGTTGATGCGGTGCAGTCCACAACCTCGCAATCGGTGACGCTGAACGACCAGCACCATTGGGAAGCGGCCAGCACCACCAACGAGACCAGCGCGATATCGGCAGGCGGCAGCCTGGCGATGCAGAGCGGCAACGACATGACGCTCAAGGGGGCGACGGTCAGCGCGGGCGGCGATATGGCTGTCGTGGCGGGCAGCAACCTGACTGCGACGACCGTCACGAATACCGCGACCTACAACAACGTCGCAACGGACGACCGCACGCGCAAGGAAGTCGATCATGCCTATGACGAGCAGGCGGTTGGGACGAGCTTTACGGCGGGTGGGAATGCGACGCTGGCGGCAGTCAATACGACGGATGCGAGCAAAGGCAATGTGACGCTGACCGGCTCATCGCTGACAGCGGGTGTGACGGATGGCGCGGATAACGGCACGGGCGCGGCGACGATCGCGGCCACTGGCAACGTGACGATCAACGAAGGTCGTGAGGAACACGACAGCGCGAGTGCGGTGGAGTCGAAGCGCGGTAGTTTCATCGGCGGCTCGACCACCGATACGTCGCAGAACACGCAGGCGAATATTGGTGTGGCAAGCTTGGTGTCGGGGGATTCGGTGACCGTGCAGGCCGGTGAGGACCTGACAATTCGGGGCAGCAATGTGGTTGGCACGAACGACGTGAAGCTGGGTGCGGTCGGGAACGTGAACATCACCACCTCGCAGAACACGGCCACGCAAGACAGCTACTACCACCAGACCCAATCAGGCCTGATGACAGGTGGCTTGAATGTCACCATCGGTCATTCGTCACTGACGGATACCGACCACGCCACGAGCGTGACGAACAACGCGAGTGTGATCGGTTCGTCAACGGGCAACGTGTCGATCACGGCGGGCCATGACCTCGGGGTCACGGGCAGCAATGTCATAGCGGGCGGTAATGTGGCGCTGACCGGCCAGAACGTCACGGTCGGTTCGGCCTACGACACCTACAACGAATCGCAGGCGCAGCAGTTCAGCCAGTCGGGCCTGAGCATCGGCCTGGGTGGAGGTCTGGTGGGCCTGGGACAGGGAATGGCGAGCACCGTGCGCCAGGGCGTGCAGACGGACGACTCGCGCTTGGCTGCCGTGCAGGGTGTGGCCGCTGCCGAGCAGGCGTACCAGAATCGCGGAGCCATCGAGGGAGCGGCAGACGCGGTAACGAACGGCAATGCGAGCGACGCGACGCAGGGCCTTCAGGTGCGGGTCAGCATCGGGTCGAGCCACACCAGCAGCAATGCCAGTACGTCGATCACGCGCGCGAAGGGTTCGTCTGTCATCGGCAATGGCAACGTGACGATGACGGCAACCGGTACGCCGGAGGCGAACGGCAACGCGCAAGCCGGTACGGGCGACATCACCATGACCGGCGCGACGGTGATGGGGAAGAATGTCACGCTCGACGCGAATAATGCGATCACTCTGCAAAGCGCGCAGAGCACGGAGCAGGACAGCAGTTCGAACAGTTCGGGTGGCTGGAACGCCGGGGTGGCGCTGGGTGTCGGGAAAAACACCGGATTCAGCATCTTTGCGAACGCGTCGAACGCACACGGCCAGGGCAACGGCAGCAGCGTTACGCAGGACGATACGACCGTCGCGGCAAGCGACACGCTGACGATGAAATCGGGCGGCGACACGACGCTCGCGGGTGCGCAGGTATCAGGCAATACGGCGAAGGTCGATGTCGGGGGCAACCTGACGATGACGAGTGTCCAGGACACGTCGGACTACGCGAACAACCAGCACAGCAGCGGAATCAGCGGCAGCTTTACGTTTGGCTACGGCGGTGGCGTGGACCTGTCGATTGGTCATACCAGTATCGACTCCAACTATGCGTCGGTAAACCAGCAGACCGGCATCGTGGCCGGCACGGGCGGTTTCGACGTGAACGTGGCTGGGCATACGCAACTCAACGGCGCGGAGATTGCGAGCGCCGCTCCAGCTGGCAGCAACAGCGTGACGACCGGCAGCTTCGGATACTCGGATATCCAGAACTCGATGTCGTATTCGGGTTCGTCGGAAGGCTTCTCGCTGTCGAACGGCCCGAGCTTTGCGAACACGGGGGACAGCGCGCGCGGGGTCACGCAGGCGGCTGTCAGTCCGGGAACGATTACGGTGAAGTCGGGCCAGCAGAACGGCACCGACAGCACGGTGGGCCTGTCGCGCGATACGGCCAATGCAAACCAGACCGTACAGAACACGTTTAACCTGCAGCAGGTGCAGAACAACCTGGCCTTTGCGCAGGCGTTCGGCAAGGTGGCAACGACTGCGGCTGGGCAGATTGCGGACCAGCTTGAGAACAGCAACCCGGCCTTTGCGGAGGGCGGCGTCGCGCGCGACGCGATGCACGCGGCGGTCGCGGCCATCGGGGCGGCGTTGTCGGGCGGAAACATTGCAGGGGCAGTCGGCGGGTCTCTGGCGGGCGACGTGTTGCAGTCGCTGGCAAATCCGATCATCGAGCAGGCCGTCGCGCAGGTCCCGCCCGAGAATCGGACTGCGTTACGTAATGCGCTGAATGAGATTGTTGCGACGGCGGGTGGTGTAGCGGGTGGCGCGTTGACAGGCGGCGGTTCGTCGGGCGCGCTGGCGGGAGCGGGTGCGGCTATCGACAATGAACGGTTCAACCGGCAGTTGCATCCTGAAGAGAAGACGCTCGCAAAGCAGATCGCGGACAAGAGCGGTGGCAAGTACACGCAGGCACAGGTCGAAGACCAATTTCGTATCATGGGCGTAAGCGTGAATGGAACAAGTGAATCCGGCGCACCGACGACCCTGATTGGCCAGACACCCACGGACTCGGGTGCACAATGGATATCGGCGGGAACAACGGCGGACGGCAAACCGATCCTGACGCAGGTCACGGCACAGGGCGATCCACAGTTGCAGAGCTACATTCTGGCGAACTACAACAGCGCTTCGTCGGGACAGGTGCCGAGCCAGTTCACGTATGCGCTGACAGGAAACAGCGGATCGATCAACCTGACGGGGCCATTCACGAAGTTCGATCAGTCGGATGCAGACTACATGCGTAATACGACAGCTGATACGGCTTCGATGATCTCTACGAATGCGGGGCGGTTCAGTGCGCTAACGGCCGCTGGTGCACAAATTCCATCGCCGTACTCTGCTGGACTCGCAGGAGCAGCTTATGCGGCAGCGGTTGCTGGATTTGGGGCTGACGTAGTGGCACAGCTAGTTAAACCGGATGTTGGGCAGTACGCCGTATCCGGCGTGACCGGGTTGATATCCGGGGAGCTGTCTGATCGAGTTCCAGGACTGGGGCCAGCTATTAATGAGACTGCGAATACATTCAACAACAGCAAGGCTGGTCAGAAGACCCAGGATTCTTTGAATAACTATTGGAACAATTTCGTGAACTACTGGAGCGGGAAGCAGTGA
- a CDS encoding UbiA family prenyltransferase: MQETNDLPLVVDLDGTLTLTDTLTESVIQLVKRNPSNIIRLPMWLLQGRSAIKHKIAARSNFSAEYLPYREALIDFLTVEKIRGRRIILATAAHGSIASSVSAHLGLFDEVLATKGDINLKGSAKLEKVRECVGGPFVYVGDSYADLPVWLGSQAAILAGVSPRLAALVREHVPIEREFTNRKIGLHVWLKALRVHQWLKNLLLFVPLLTAFSFFDTDKLVTLAMAFISMSLGASATYIANDIWDLESDRRHPRKQYRPFASGTLTISSGLLSIVALLIASVALAFSVSVEFAAMLVLYLVLTTVYSWFLKSRVMIDVITLSLLYTLRILAGSVAVQINTSRWLLAFSVLTFLNLALVKRCSELVSLRASGDTATVGRDYHVADLEVLWPLGIGASLAAVVVFGLFINAPDTAVRYALPDLLWLVALGLISLFARLWIKTVRGAMDDDPVVYLIEDHGSLLTILIMVAIMMTAHFVQL, translated from the coding sequence GTGCAAGAGACAAACGATTTGCCGCTGGTCGTGGATCTGGATGGAACGCTGACATTGACCGACACGCTGACCGAGTCCGTGATTCAGCTGGTGAAGCGCAATCCGTCGAACATCATTCGTTTGCCGATGTGGTTGTTGCAAGGACGTTCGGCAATTAAGCACAAGATTGCCGCACGCTCCAATTTCTCGGCGGAATACCTCCCGTATCGCGAAGCATTGATCGACTTTTTGACCGTCGAGAAAATACGCGGCCGAAGAATCATTCTTGCCACTGCCGCGCATGGTTCGATTGCTTCCAGTGTGTCTGCACATCTAGGGCTGTTCGACGAAGTGCTGGCTACAAAGGGAGACATCAACCTGAAAGGATCGGCGAAACTTGAGAAAGTACGCGAATGCGTCGGTGGGCCGTTTGTCTATGTCGGCGACAGTTATGCCGATCTACCGGTATGGCTTGGCTCACAGGCGGCCATTCTGGCTGGTGTTTCGCCGCGTCTGGCCGCCTTAGTCCGCGAACACGTTCCGATCGAGCGTGAATTCACAAACAGGAAAATCGGTCTTCACGTTTGGCTGAAGGCGCTACGCGTTCATCAGTGGCTCAAGAACCTGTTGCTGTTCGTGCCGCTGCTGACGGCATTTTCCTTCTTCGATACTGACAAGCTGGTCACGCTCGCGATGGCGTTCATTTCGATGTCGCTGGGCGCTTCCGCAACCTACATCGCAAACGATATCTGGGATCTGGAAAGCGACCGTCGGCATCCACGCAAGCAGTATCGTCCTTTCGCAAGCGGAACGCTGACGATATCGAGCGGACTTCTGTCCATTGTTGCACTTCTCATTGCGTCGGTAGCCCTGGCGTTCTCAGTATCGGTTGAGTTCGCTGCGATGCTGGTGCTGTACCTGGTCCTGACCACAGTCTACAGCTGGTTTTTGAAGTCTCGTGTGATGATCGACGTGATCACGCTGTCGCTGCTGTACACCCTGAGAATTTTAGCAGGATCAGTAGCGGTTCAAATCAATACGAGCCGCTGGTTGCTTGCCTTTTCTGTTTTAACATTCCTGAACCTCGCCCTCGTCAAACGCTGTTCGGAGTTGGTGTCTCTGCGTGCGAGCGGCGATACCGCAACGGTGGGCCGCGATTACCACGTCGCCGATCTCGAGGTTCTGTGGCCACTTGGCATCGGTGCATCACTCGCGGCCGTGGTCGTCTTCGGTCTTTTCATTAACGCGCCTGACACGGCCGTTCGATATGCGTTACCTGACCTGCTGTGGTTAGTCGCGCTCGGTTTGATCTCCCTGTTCGCGCGGCTGTGGATCAAGACCGTACGCGGTGCGATGGATGACGACCCGGTCGTCTATCTGATTGAAGATCACGGCAGTCTTCTCACTATCCTGATTATGGTCGCGATCATGATGACGGCCCACTTTGTACAGCTTTGA
- a CDS encoding small multidrug resistance protein, giving the protein MSLIALIASGMLSGLASVLLRLAALRATAPSAEWVPLLLRAAAMGSYSIGFVLYALALRKANLGLAYPLMVAVSVLVVLAFTALHEQMLKPTQIVGAAVIFVGVWLVTRQV; this is encoded by the coding sequence ATGTCGTTGATCGCGTTGATTGCCAGCGGTATGTTGAGCGGACTGGCGAGCGTTCTGCTACGGCTCGCCGCGCTCCGGGCCACGGCACCGTCTGCTGAATGGGTGCCGCTTCTGCTTCGCGCAGCCGCAATGGGCTCCTATAGCATCGGGTTTGTGCTCTATGCGCTTGCGCTTCGCAAAGCCAATCTGGGCCTCGCCTATCCGCTAATGGTCGCCGTCTCGGTCCTCGTAGTACTTGCGTTCACAGCGCTGCACGAGCAAATGTTAAAGCCGACCCAGATAGTCGGCGCGGCAGTGATTTTTGTTGGTGTCTGGTTGGTAACGAGACAGGTATGA